Proteins encoded in a region of the Sphingopyxis sp. OAS728 genome:
- a CDS encoding LON peptidase substrate-binding domain-containing protein — translation MGETAPLTIQRIAIFPLTGAVLFPGLHLPLHIFEPRYSAMVQEVLARDRQIGMIQPRQLPGEEDREPPALYDIGCVGRIVDVEALDEGRFNLVLEGVARFRVRRELDVTTPFRQVEAEIELEAEDDAVLASIERASLEREAKRFAARQGYVVDWDSVGQLDDATLVNGIAQVAPFDAAAKQALLEASPIDARAELVVQMMQFFGRFDGDDGRATLQ, via the coding sequence ATGGGCGAGACCGCGCCCCTGACTATCCAGCGGATCGCGATCTTTCCGCTGACCGGCGCGGTGCTGTTCCCCGGGCTGCATCTGCCGCTCCATATCTTCGAACCGCGCTATTCGGCGATGGTGCAGGAGGTGCTGGCGCGCGACCGGCAGATCGGGATGATCCAGCCGCGCCAGCTTCCCGGCGAAGAAGATCGCGAGCCGCCGGCGCTCTATGATATCGGCTGCGTCGGGCGCATCGTCGATGTCGAGGCGCTCGACGAAGGGCGCTTCAACCTCGTCCTCGAAGGCGTCGCGCGTTTTCGCGTCCGCCGCGAGCTCGACGTCACGACGCCGTTCAGGCAGGTCGAAGCCGAGATCGAGCTCGAAGCCGAGGACGATGCTGTGCTCGCAAGCATCGAACGCGCGAGCCTCGAACGCGAGGCCAAGCGCTTTGCGGCGCGGCAGGGCTATGTGGTCGACTGGGATTCGGTCGGCCAGCTCGATGACGCCACGCTGGTGAACGGCATCGCGCAGGTGGCACCCTTCGATGCGGCGGCGAAACAGGCCTTGCTCGAAGCAAGCCCAATCGACGCGCGTGCCGAACTGGTCGTCCAGATGATGCAATTTTTTGGCCGTTTCGACGGCGACGACGGCCGCGCCACGCTTCAATAG
- the ribA gene encoding GTP cyclohydrolase II, whose product MGARNAARAIDALRRGWPFRLTGPDGALDLMAVESARDAALTEFGSHDILLSGERAVTLKLTNQRVAATPGPVRLANAAPAVAAALAIADPALDLANPLKGPFLTIATGGETAAATAMAMARHAGLLPAFFVREAAGDAETACSVDDVAALLDPVRLEIAARARLPVEASETAEIVAFRSPEEASDHVALVIGKRDGNPPVVRLHSECLTGDVLGSLKCDCGPQLHAALHAMADAPWGVLLYLRQEGRGIGLVNKLRAYALQDQGYDTVDANLRLGFPVEARDFAIAGRMLELLNIPRIRLMTNNPEKVSRLEKEGVEVVERIPLALPTNKYNEQYLATKRDRTGHQL is encoded by the coding sequence ATCGGTGCCCGGAACGCTGCGCGCGCGATCGATGCGCTGCGGCGCGGCTGGCCCTTCCGCCTGACAGGCCCCGACGGCGCGCTCGACCTGATGGCAGTCGAAAGCGCGCGCGATGCCGCGCTGACCGAATTTGGCAGCCACGACATCCTGCTGTCGGGCGAGCGGGCGGTGACGCTCAAACTCACCAACCAGCGTGTCGCCGCCACGCCGGGGCCGGTGCGCCTTGCGAATGCTGCGCCCGCCGTGGCTGCGGCGCTCGCGATCGCCGATCCCGCGCTCGATCTCGCCAACCCGCTCAAAGGGCCCTTCCTCACCATCGCCACCGGCGGCGAAACGGCTGCGGCCACAGCGATGGCGATGGCCCGCCACGCGGGCCTGCTCCCCGCCTTTTTTGTGCGCGAAGCGGCGGGCGATGCCGAAACCGCATGCAGCGTCGACGATGTCGCCGCCCTGCTCGATCCCGTCCGCCTCGAGATCGCGGCGCGCGCTCGGCTACCCGTCGAAGCCAGCGAAACTGCAGAGATCGTCGCCTTCCGGAGCCCCGAAGAAGCATCGGACCATGTCGCGCTCGTTATCGGCAAGCGCGACGGCAATCCGCCCGTCGTGCGGCTCCACAGCGAATGCCTGACCGGCGACGTCCTCGGCAGCCTCAAATGCGATTGCGGGCCGCAGCTCCATGCGGCGCTGCACGCCATGGCCGATGCGCCGTGGGGCGTGCTGTTGTACCTGCGACAGGAGGGGCGCGGCATCGGCCTCGTCAACAAGCTGCGCGCCTACGCGCTGCAGGATCAGGGTTATGACACGGTCGATGCGAACCTGCGGCTCGGCTTTCCGGTCGAGGCGCGCGATTTTGCGATCGCCGGGCGAATGCTCGAACTGCTGAATATCCCGCGCATCCGGCTGATGACAAACAATCCGGAGAAGGTGTCGCGGCTCGAGAAAGAAGGCGTCGAAGTCGTCGAGCGCATTCCACTCGCGCTGCCGACGAACAAATATAACGAGCAATATCTGGCGACCAAGCGCGATCGCACAGGGCACCAGCTCTAA
- a CDS encoding LolA family protein codes for MIFKTNMTRLTAWTLAPIAAAGLAAGVPAVAQSSSTLASVQSHLKATSSMTADFVQTDRNGQRLSGQLTLKRPGKIRFQYQKGVPLLIVGDGSSLTMIDYEVRQVQRWPVKNSPLGALLDPDRDLTKYAKVLPTGSGDVLSVEVKDPKRPEYGTITMVFVRDGSAPGGLRLRGWVALDSQNNRTRIDLTNQKFNVAVADSAFKWTDPRPKQRGRAG; via the coding sequence ATGATCTTCAAGACGAACATGACCCGCCTCACCGCCTGGACGCTCGCGCCGATCGCCGCTGCAGGCCTTGCAGCCGGCGTGCCCGCCGTCGCGCAGTCGTCGAGCACGCTGGCGTCGGTGCAGTCGCATCTCAAGGCGACCAGTTCGATGACCGCCGACTTCGTGCAGACCGACCGCAATGGCCAGCGGCTGAGCGGCCAGCTGACCCTGAAGCGGCCGGGCAAGATCCGGTTCCAGTACCAGAAGGGCGTGCCGCTGCTGATCGTCGGCGACGGCAGCTCGCTCACCATGATCGATTATGAGGTGCGGCAGGTTCAGCGCTGGCCGGTCAAAAATTCGCCGCTCGGCGCGCTGCTCGACCCCGACCGCGACCTGACCAAATATGCCAAGGTTCTGCCCACCGGCAGCGGCGATGTGCTGAGCGTCGAGGTCAAGGATCCCAAGCGTCCCGAATATGGCACGATCACGATGGTGTTCGTGCGCGACGGCTCGGCGCCGGGAGGGCTGCGCCTGCGCGGCTGGGTCGCGCTCGATTCGCAGAACAACCGCACGCGGATCGACCTCACCAACCAGAAATTCAACGTCGCGGTTGCCGACTCGGCGTTCAAATGGACCGACCCGCGGCCGAAGCAGCGCGGCCGCGCCGGCTGA
- a CDS encoding CC_3452 family protein yields MPIFKLSPLTQPFALAGVALIGGLAFTSSAATAAGGAYYRAELASPATEARFVARDVVWACKGASCTAGQGTSRPLVMCSALVKKAGPVASFAAGGKALEAEELARCNGAK; encoded by the coding sequence ATGCCCATTTTCAAGCTTTCTCCCCTCACCCAGCCCTTCGCGCTGGCAGGCGTCGCACTGATCGGCGGCCTCGCCTTCACATCCAGCGCTGCAACCGCCGCGGGCGGCGCTTACTACCGCGCCGAACTCGCCAGTCCGGCGACCGAGGCGCGCTTTGTCGCGCGCGACGTCGTCTGGGCGTGCAAGGGCGCCAGCTGCACCGCCGGTCAGGGTACGAGCCGCCCGCTCGTCATGTGTTCGGCTCTCGTCAAAAAGGCGGGTCCGGTGGCGAGCTTCGCGGCAGGCGGCAAGGCGCTCGAAGCCGAAGAACTGGCGCGCTGCAACGGCGCAAAATAA
- a CDS encoding winged helix-turn-helix transcriptional regulator, with protein MGKLRELLNDMDGGNCALPLALEAMGERWSFMILRAAFNGVHHFEEFQQELNIARNILSNRLSKLVDHGIMAREVMAEDRRKVQYQLTEKGIELLPAMIALRQWGEKWGAGVPSTPVLVDARDEQPIGPVTLTAHDGRVIGYKELLWKHRAELQPLGQARVRGEGAMAPVAAE; from the coding sequence ATGGGAAAATTACGCGAACTGCTGAACGACATGGATGGGGGCAATTGCGCCCTGCCGCTGGCGCTGGAAGCGATGGGCGAGCGATGGTCGTTCATGATCCTTCGCGCCGCCTTTAACGGTGTCCATCATTTCGAGGAGTTCCAGCAGGAACTGAACATCGCGCGCAACATCTTGTCGAACCGGCTGTCGAAGCTGGTCGACCATGGCATCATGGCGCGCGAAGTGATGGCCGAGGATCGCCGCAAGGTGCAATATCAGCTGACCGAAAAGGGCATCGAACTGCTCCCGGCGATGATCGCGCTGCGCCAATGGGGCGAAAAATGGGGTGCCGGCGTGCCGTCGACCCCGGTGCTTGTCGATGCGCGCGACGAACAGCCGATCGGCCCGGTAACGCTGACCGCGCACGACGGCCGCGTGATCGGGTATAAGGAATTGCTGTGGAAGCATCGCGCCGAACTCCAGCCGCTCGGCCAGGCGCGCGTGCGCGGCGAGGGTGCGATGGCGCCGGTCGCCGCCGAATGA
- a CDS encoding sensor histidine kinase, translating to MPLFRLSSPGPFFDNKVRAFWNLQILGWAAWLGLRGVSGLANGQAFTFLIPQTISAITGFSLTLILSACYRALINRRPLLMWGVSFGLAGIATALWAFIDAWVAQIQNPASEAGFTSLLLGAMYIDATSLAAWSALYFAINYFLQLEEQNDRVIRLEAQAASAQLAMLRYQLNPHFLFNTLNSISTLVLLKQAEPANAMLSRLSAFLRYTLANEPTAQVTLAQEIETLKLYLEIEKMRFEDRLRPHFAIDPAVARARLPSLLLQPLIENAIKYAVTPQEDGADITLSAQLAGQNVRITVSDTGPGLSADRTDPTTGIATESTGVGLANIRDRLAQAFGDQHRFDVQMGAEGGFTVVIEFPFQPDGQMTIGTERT from the coding sequence ATGCCGCTTTTCCGACTGTCTTCGCCGGGTCCCTTTTTCGACAACAAGGTCCGGGCCTTCTGGAACCTGCAGATATTGGGCTGGGCCGCCTGGCTCGGCCTGCGCGGCGTGTCGGGGCTTGCCAATGGTCAGGCCTTCACCTTCCTGATCCCGCAGACGATCTCGGCGATCACAGGTTTCTCGCTGACCCTTATCCTGTCGGCCTGTTACCGCGCGCTGATCAACCGTCGCCCGCTGTTGATGTGGGGCGTCAGTTTCGGGCTCGCGGGTATCGCGACTGCGCTTTGGGCCTTTATCGACGCGTGGGTCGCACAGATCCAGAATCCGGCAAGCGAGGCGGGCTTCACCAGCCTGCTGCTCGGCGCGATGTATATCGACGCGACCTCGCTTGCTGCCTGGTCGGCGCTTTATTTCGCGATCAACTATTTCCTCCAGCTCGAGGAACAGAATGACCGCGTCATCCGGCTCGAGGCGCAGGCGGCGTCGGCGCAGCTCGCGATGCTGCGTTACCAGCTCAATCCGCATTTCCTGTTCAACACGCTGAACAGCATTTCGACGCTCGTGCTGCTGAAACAGGCCGAGCCCGCGAATGCGATGCTGTCGCGGCTGTCGGCGTTCCTCCGCTACACGCTCGCGAACGAGCCGACCGCGCAGGTGACGCTGGCGCAGGAGATCGAGACGCTGAAGCTCTACCTCGAAATCGAGAAAATGCGCTTCGAGGATCGGCTGCGTCCGCATTTCGCGATCGATCCGGCGGTCGCGCGGGCGCGTTTGCCGTCGCTTTTGCTCCAGCCGCTCATCGAAAATGCGATAAAATACGCAGTAACGCCGCAGGAAGACGGCGCCGATATCACGCTTTCCGCACAGTTGGCCGGTCAAAATGTTCGGATTACCGTGTCCGATACCGGCCCGGGATTGTCAGCCGACCGCACCGACCCCACCACAGGCATTGCAACGGAATCGACCGGCGTGGGTTTAGCCAATATCAGGGACCGTCTGGCGCAGGCTTTTGGCGACCAGCACCGGTTCGACGTCCAGATGGGCGCTGAGGGCGGTTTCACGGTGGTTATCGAGTTTCCGTTCCAGCCCGATGGGCAAATGACGATTGGAACCGAGAGAACATGA
- a CDS encoding sigma factor: protein MSVKSDALEQAVTDYIQARTALDAAPGARTRAAVDRSFARLAALAAPRIRYFTRTYGLADVADDAAQVCAIALHRAAERYDPARARFTTYVNWQLRAELQALRHRLHGDQRCAGRRDVTAMLSLDALEEGDAADWLVDPAAEPATERGAADGLAGLVAERLVAEWAARRRAGLARACRADDDGIEARVAAERSLVRDQLMVSDAVERLRESDRHIVRRALADMVRNAGLKKPH from the coding sequence ATGTCGGTAAAAAGCGACGCGCTCGAACAGGCGGTGACCGATTATATCCAGGCGCGGACCGCGCTCGACGCGGCGCCGGGTGCGCGAACCCGCGCGGCGGTCGACCGCTCTTTTGCCCGGCTCGCCGCACTCGCGGCGCCGCGCATCCGCTATTTCACGCGCACCTATGGCTTGGCCGATGTCGCCGACGACGCCGCGCAAGTGTGCGCGATCGCGCTCCACCGGGCGGCCGAACGCTATGATCCGGCGCGCGCGCGCTTCACGACTTATGTGAACTGGCAGCTGCGCGCCGAACTGCAGGCGCTGCGACACCGCCTCCACGGCGACCAGCGCTGTGCCGGGCGGCGCGACGTCACCGCGATGCTGTCGCTCGATGCCTTGGAGGAGGGAGACGCCGCCGACTGGCTCGTCGACCCCGCTGCCGAACCCGCGACCGAACGCGGCGCGGCCGACGGTCTCGCCGGCCTTGTCGCCGAGCGGCTGGTCGCCGAGTGGGCAGCACGCCGCCGCGCCGGACTGGCGCGTGCCTGCCGCGCCGATGACGACGGGATCGAAGCGCGCGTCGCCGCCGAGCGGTCGCTCGTCCGCGATCAGCTGATGGTAAGCGACGCCGTCGAACGGCTGCGCGAAAGCGACCGCCATATCGTGCGGCGCGCGCTGGCCGATATGGTTCGCAACGCGGGGCTGAAAAAGCCGCACTGA
- a CDS encoding exodeoxyribonuclease III has protein sequence MTRTSIASWNINSVRARIGIVEKFLREEAPDILCLQETKVECTLFPPDMFKRLGYQHIVTHGQRMHHGVAIVSKVPLTDVRKYDWQANGEARHVGVTLPSGVRLDNVYIPAGGDIPDRELNPKFGQKLDFFGRMTEWSGALNGTPTVLTGDFNVAPLESDVWNHKALLDVVSHTPIEVETLARLQAASNWVDLGRHFVPAPERLYTWWSYRAKDWEASNRGRRLDHMWVTPDLMAKAVSHRIVQPARSWERPSDHIPLITEFDF, from the coding sequence ATGACTCGCACCAGCATCGCTTCGTGGAACATCAACAGCGTTCGCGCCCGCATCGGCATCGTCGAAAAATTCCTGCGCGAAGAAGCCCCCGACATCCTCTGCCTGCAGGAGACGAAGGTCGAATGCACGCTGTTTCCGCCCGACATGTTCAAGCGACTGGGATATCAGCATATCGTCACCCACGGCCAGCGTATGCACCACGGCGTGGCGATCGTCAGCAAGGTGCCGCTGACCGACGTGCGCAAATATGACTGGCAGGCCAACGGCGAAGCCCGCCACGTCGGCGTGACGCTGCCGTCGGGCGTACGGCTCGACAATGTCTATATTCCCGCCGGCGGCGATATCCCCGATCGCGAGCTGAACCCCAAATTCGGGCAGAAGCTCGATTTCTTCGGCCGCATGACCGAATGGTCGGGCGCGCTGAACGGGACACCGACGGTGCTCACCGGCGATTTCAACGTCGCCCCGCTCGAAAGCGACGTGTGGAACCACAAGGCGCTGCTCGACGTCGTCAGCCACACGCCGATCGAGGTCGAAACGCTCGCGCGGCTGCAGGCGGCATCGAACTGGGTTGACCTCGGGCGCCACTTCGTCCCGGCGCCGGAGCGGCTGTACACTTGGTGGAGCTACCGCGCGAAAGACTGGGAGGCGTCGAACCGTGGTCGCCGCCTCGACCATATGTGGGTGACCCCCGACCTGATGGCCAAGGCGGTCTCGCACCGCATCGTGCAGCCCGCGCGCAGCTGGGAGCGGCCGTCGGATCACATCCCGCTGATCACCGAGTTCGACTTTTGA
- a CDS encoding FAD-dependent monooxygenase, with protein sequence MSETLRSDVLISGGGLVGQTLALALAHHGLSVQIVDPADPVTTIAPGFDGRASAIASATWQMFEVLGLADRLAEHGCPIRAIKVGDGVPDSDRGGELDFVTADGDPPLGTMVENRQLRLALAAGLAEAPLVRLLMPAAVVSREIDAHGVTLTLTDGTKLAAPLLIVAEGRRSPTRDAAGFSIANWSYHHHAMIGAVAHEKPHGNVAHEIFYPSGPFALLPLVDDAEGQHRSAFVWTVAEKDGPGFAKLGERGFVAELQKRAGGVLGAMELVAPRMTYPLGFHHSASIVADRIALVGDAAHGIHPIAGQGLNLGLRDVAALTEVLVEGARLGLDLGDAALLARYQRWRGLDNMMVSLATDGLTRLFGIPGRTAAAVRRTGLGAVQRMPMLKRFFMDEARGEAGDLPRLLAGAEI encoded by the coding sequence ATGAGTGAAACGCTGCGCAGCGATGTCCTGATTTCGGGTGGCGGCCTTGTCGGCCAGACGCTCGCCCTCGCCCTCGCCCACCATGGCCTGTCGGTCCAGATCGTCGATCCCGCCGATCCGGTGACGACGATCGCGCCGGGCTTCGATGGCCGCGCGTCGGCGATCGCCAGCGCGACCTGGCAGATGTTCGAGGTGCTGGGGCTCGCTGATCGCCTTGCCGAACACGGCTGCCCGATCCGCGCCATCAAAGTGGGTGACGGCGTGCCCGACAGCGATCGGGGTGGCGAACTCGATTTCGTAACCGCCGACGGCGATCCGCCGCTCGGCACGATGGTCGAGAATCGCCAGCTCCGTCTTGCGCTGGCCGCGGGGCTCGCAGAGGCGCCGCTGGTACGGCTGCTAATGCCCGCCGCGGTGGTGTCGCGCGAGATCGACGCGCATGGCGTCACGCTGACGCTCACCGACGGGACGAAGCTCGCGGCGCCGCTGCTGATTGTTGCCGAAGGGCGCCGTTCGCCGACGCGCGACGCTGCGGGGTTCAGCATCGCGAACTGGTCGTACCACCATCACGCGATGATCGGCGCGGTTGCGCATGAAAAGCCGCACGGCAATGTCGCGCACGAAATTTTCTATCCGTCGGGACCCTTCGCATTGCTTCCGTTAGTCGACGACGCAGAGGGCCAGCATCGCTCGGCTTTCGTGTGGACTGTCGCGGAAAAGGACGGTCCGGGTTTCGCCAAGCTGGGTGAACGCGGCTTTGTCGCCGAATTGCAAAAGCGCGCGGGCGGCGTGCTCGGCGCGATGGAACTGGTCGCGCCGCGCATGACCTATCCGCTCGGCTTTCATCACAGCGCGTCGATCGTCGCCGACCGCATCGCGCTCGTCGGCGACGCCGCGCACGGCATCCATCCGATCGCGGGGCAGGGGCTCAACCTTGGCCTGCGTGACGTCGCGGCGCTCACCGAAGTGCTCGTCGAGGGCGCGCGGCTCGGGCTCGACCTTGGCGATGCCGCGCTGCTCGCGCGCTATCAGCGTTGGCGTGGGCTCGACAATATGATGGTCAGCCTCGCGACCGACGGGCTGACGCGGCTGTTCGGAATTCCCGGGCGCACCGCCGCTGCGGTCCGCCGCACCGGGCTCGGCGCAGTGCAGCGCATGCCGATGCTCAAACGATTTTTCATGGACGAGGCGCGCGGCGAGGCCGGCGACCTGCCGCGCCTGCTCGCGGGCGCCGAGATCTAG
- a CDS encoding LytR/AlgR family response regulator transcription factor, translated as MTIRTILVDDEKLATQGLQLRLEPHADVEVVDTAQNGREAIRKIKTHKPDLVFLDIQMPGFDGFSVIQGLMEVEPPLVVFVTAYSDHAIRAFEAQAVDYLVKPVEPERLADALDRVRQRLAEKRGVAEVERLKTVLAEVAPEAVEDYDAEVAPDTHAADRYEKMINIKDRGQIFRVDVDSIERIDAAGDYMCIYTADNSLILRETMKDLEKRLDPRNFQRVHRSTIVNLSQVKQVKPHTNGECFLVLGSGAQVKVSRSYRDVVARFVH; from the coding sequence ATGACGATCAGAACCATCCTGGTGGATGATGAAAAACTGGCCACCCAAGGCCTGCAACTGCGGCTCGAACCGCATGCGGACGTCGAAGTCGTCGACACCGCGCAAAATGGCCGCGAAGCCATCAGAAAGATCAAGACCCACAAACCCGATCTGGTTTTCCTCGATATCCAGATGCCGGGTTTCGACGGTTTTTCGGTGATTCAGGGATTGATGGAGGTCGAACCGCCGCTGGTGGTGTTCGTCACCGCTTACTCGGATCACGCCATTCGCGCGTTCGAGGCGCAGGCGGTCGATTATCTGGTGAAACCGGTCGAACCCGAGCGGCTCGCGGATGCACTCGACCGCGTTCGCCAGCGGCTTGCGGAAAAGCGTGGTGTGGCGGAAGTCGAGCGGCTCAAGACGGTGCTCGCCGAAGTCGCGCCCGAAGCGGTCGAGGATTATGACGCAGAGGTCGCCCCCGATACGCACGCCGCCGACCGCTATGAAAAGATGATCAACATCAAGGATCGCGGCCAGATCTTCCGCGTCGACGTCGACAGCATCGAACGCATCGACGCCGCCGGCGACTATATGTGCATCTATACCGCCGACAACAGCCTGATCCTGCGCGAGACGATGAAGGATCTGGAAAAGCGGCTCGACCCGCGCAACTTCCAGCGCGTCCATCGCTCGACGATCGTGAACCTCAGCCAAGTGAAGCAGGTCAAGCCGCACACCAATGGCGAATGTTTCCTCGTGCTCGGATCGGGCGCGCAAGTAAAGGTCAGCCGAAGCTATCGCGACGTTGTCGCGCGCTTCGTGCATTGA
- a CDS encoding FtsK/SpoIIIE family DNA translocase: MASRKAAPVKADWRTVFRQSIARSLVIAAAVALGLFTLFLTLALLTYDSTDAALNTAAHGTAANWMGSAGAWFADLGLSIGGAPIALLLPLLGIIAWRLWTGEAQPYWPRQLAYSFIGILLVGLGAELWSPATNAPMPAGWGGIIALLIGGAIAPLFAQAGEPAAALIRFATILLLVVLGLWLAWRALRLEKGWASRFKLPAAEGSRIVEPARVPNDETKAPNLMERVVRPRAVAEPSDRAPPEIAEPAERSAPSKPRPKPQTELFTNYQLPSIDLLAPPPPGPTGQIDKAGLERNARLLESVLEDFQVKGVVTAVRPGPVVTMYELEPAPGTKASRVSNLADDIARNMSALSARIAPIPGRTVIGIELPNANRESVVLHEIIGSALFQDQTGALPIILGKNISGDPMIADLAPMPHLLIAGTTGSGKSVGLNAMILSLLYRLGPDQVKMIMIDPKMLELSVYDDIPHLLAPVVTEPKKAIRALKWAVEQMEDRYRMMSSLSVRNLASYNDKVRGALAKGKSLGRRVQTGYDPDTGQPVYEEETLDYAPLPQIVVVVDELADLMMTAGKEVEFLIQRLAQKARAAGIHLILATQRPSVDVITGVIKANLPTRISFNVTSKIDSRTILGEAGAEQLLGKGDMLYVPGGKQITRIHGPFVSDDEVRAVADHWKGQGRPDYIESVTEDPEDGGFAMEGAPAGGDSAEDRMYAKACQIVVESQKASTSWLQRQLRIGYNSAARLIERMEEEGLVSPPNHVGRRDVLTDQYGQQR, translated from the coding sequence ATGGCTAGCCGCAAGGCCGCACCCGTAAAGGCCGATTGGCGCACGGTTTTCCGCCAGAGCATCGCGCGATCGCTCGTGATCGCCGCGGCGGTGGCGCTCGGACTTTTTACCCTGTTCCTGACGCTGGCGCTGCTCACCTATGACAGCACCGACGCGGCGCTCAACACCGCTGCGCACGGCACCGCCGCCAACTGGATGGGGAGCGCAGGCGCGTGGTTCGCCGACCTTGGCCTGTCGATCGGCGGCGCCCCCATCGCGCTCCTGCTGCCGCTGCTCGGGATCATCGCGTGGCGACTGTGGACCGGCGAGGCGCAGCCCTATTGGCCGCGCCAATTGGCATACAGCTTTATCGGTATCCTGCTTGTCGGGCTCGGCGCCGAACTCTGGTCGCCCGCGACCAACGCCCCGATGCCCGCGGGCTGGGGCGGGATCATCGCGCTGCTGATCGGCGGTGCGATCGCTCCGCTGTTCGCGCAGGCCGGCGAGCCCGCCGCGGCGCTGATCCGTTTCGCCACCATATTGCTGCTCGTTGTCCTCGGCCTCTGGCTCGCCTGGCGCGCGCTCCGGCTCGAAAAGGGCTGGGCGTCGCGCTTCAAGCTCCCCGCCGCCGAGGGAAGCCGCATTGTCGAACCGGCGCGGGTACCGAATGACGAGACCAAGGCGCCGAACCTGATGGAGCGCGTCGTCCGGCCGCGTGCGGTCGCCGAGCCGAGCGACCGCGCGCCGCCCGAAATCGCCGAACCCGCAGAGCGTAGCGCGCCCTCGAAACCCCGACCCAAGCCACAAACCGAGCTGTTCACCAATTACCAGCTGCCATCGATCGACCTGCTTGCGCCGCCGCCGCCGGGGCCGACCGGACAGATCGACAAGGCGGGGCTCGAACGCAACGCGCGCCTGCTCGAATCGGTGCTCGAAGATTTCCAGGTCAAGGGCGTCGTCACCGCGGTTCGCCCCGGCCCGGTCGTCACCATGTATGAACTCGAACCCGCGCCGGGCACCAAGGCCAGCCGCGTGTCGAACCTCGCCGACGATATCGCGCGCAACATGTCGGCGCTTTCCGCCCGCATCGCGCCGATCCCGGGCCGCACCGTGATCGGCATTGAGCTGCCCAACGCAAACCGCGAGTCGGTCGTGCTGCACGAAATTATCGGCAGCGCGCTGTTCCAGGACCAGACCGGCGCGCTGCCGATCATCCTCGGCAAGAATATCAGCGGCGACCCGATGATCGCCGACCTCGCACCGATGCCGCATTTGCTGATCGCGGGTACGACGGGTTCGGGTAAGTCGGTCGGCCTCAACGCGATGATCCTGTCGCTTCTCTATCGCCTTGGCCCCGACCAGGTGAAGATGATCATGATCGATCCCAAGATGCTGGAACTCAGCGTCTATGACGATATCCCGCATCTGCTCGCGCCTGTGGTGACCGAACCCAAGAAGGCGATTCGGGCGCTGAAATGGGCGGTCGAGCAGATGGAGGACCGCTACCGGATGATGTCGTCGCTGTCGGTGCGCAACTTGGCGTCGTACAACGACAAGGTTCGCGGCGCGCTTGCCAAGGGCAAGTCGCTCGGGCGGCGGGTCCAGACGGGTTACGACCCCGACACCGGCCAGCCGGTCTATGAGGAAGAGACGCTCGACTATGCGCCGCTGCCGCAGATCGTCGTCGTGGTCGACGAGCTCGCCGACCTGATGATGACCGCGGGCAAGGAGGTCGAATTCCTGATCCAGCGGCTCGCGCAAAAGGCGCGCGCGGCGGGCATCCACCTGATCCTTGCGACGCAGCGCCCGTCGGTTGACGTCATCACCGGCGTCATCAAGGCGAACCTGCCGACGCGCATCAGCTTCAACGTCACGTCGAAAATCGACAGCCGGACGATCCTTGGCGAAGCGGGTGCCGAGCAACTGCTCGGCAAGGGCGACATGCTCTATGTGCCCGGCGGCAAGCAGATCACGCGCATCCACGGGCCCTTCGTCTCGGATGACGAGGTGCGCGCGGTTGCCGATCACTGGAAGGGGCAGGGCCGCCCCGACTATATCGAAAGCGTCACCGAGGACCCCGAGGACGGCGGCTTCGCGATGGAGGGGGCCCCTGCGGGCGGCGACAGCGCCGAGGACCGCATGTATGCCAAGGCGTGCCAGATCGTCGTCGAAAGCCAGAAGGCGTCGACCAGCTGGCTCCAGCGTCAATTGCGCATCGGCTACAACAGCGCGGCGCGCCTGATCGAGCGAATGGAAGAGGAAGGGCTGGTCAGCCCGCCCAACCATGTCGGCCGCCGCGACGTCCTCACCGACCAATATGGCCAGCAACGGTGA